A genomic stretch from Setaria viridis chromosome 1, Setaria_viridis_v4.0, whole genome shotgun sequence includes:
- the LOC117861011 gene encoding protein FON2 SPARE1 translates to MRQPTTAVSVILLWLALLTVAFHGCGGLLVRRTVSVAIPARKMLLAVTSFDAAASSSTGHHHHQNQQRQHHQHHQHHHHHVDRWNRQGIPPSSVGKGEEIDPRYGVQKRLVPTGPNPLHH, encoded by the coding sequence ATGAGACAACCTACCACCGCCGTCTCCGTCATCCTCCTGTGGCTCGCCCTGCTCACCGTCGCGTTCCACGGCTGCGGTGGCTTGCTGGTGAGGCGAACAGTCTCGGTCGCCATCCCGGCAAGGAAGATGCTGCTTGCCGTGACGAGCTTCGACGCTGCAGCGTCTTCATCAACTGGTCACCACCATCACCAGAATCAGCAGCGGCAGCATCACCAACACCATcagcatcaccaccaccatgTCGACCGATGGAACCGGCAGGGAATCCCACCGTCCTCTGTTGGCAAGGGCGAGGAGATCGATCCGCGGTACGGCGTGCAGAAGAGGCTGGTGCCTACAGGCCCGAACCCATTGCATCACTGA